The Solea senegalensis isolate Sse05_10M linkage group LG18, IFAPA_SoseM_1, whole genome shotgun sequence DNA segment AAAAAATGGAATTAATAGAATGTATTGctctttttaaatacagtcaaTTTGTCTAGGTATTGTAGAGAACAAGGGCTTTGTTTCTCTGTTAAATCTGCGTGATGAATGACATAATCTTCTATGGTTATTATGTATTCATATGATGATGATATCTATTAAGTTAATGGGATTTTTAACATGTCTAAATCTGGTTtcaacactgtcactgtctcacAGCAGCAATTACaagctgacttttttttacatgtgtatgtatatatatatatatatacgtatatataaatAGAGATGGGTCATATATTGTGATGGGTCTTGAACAACTACGCTTAAAGGTTTGTCTGATAATTTGGACCCATTTGAGTGCAGAACAATAGACCTTATTTTAACACGACATGTGACAAACATTATCTCACTTGAAAAATGATCAGTGCAGCAGTTATGCACTGCAGGCATAATGAATTTGGTATTAAATATCATTAGAGCTGACAGGAGTTATGGTAAATGACTGCTCGTGCACTGTGAGAAGCAAGAAGCAGCGTCACGTCAGACAATAGAGCTGCTGTCACTCAGGAGAATACTGCCATCTAGTGACAGAAACTTGTATCAGTTGGCAAATAGAAAGAACATGAAACGATTGACTCAGTTTCAGTTGTTCtttacttttcacatttttttctaattcaacaaattaaatgtgattatgGAGCACCAAGGTGATTAAATTCAACAACTTGAATTGCTTTCAATCAGAACTGCTACGTTTAACCCAACCTCTACTAGAAACAGCAgtggcagccactgagcagcacctggggagcaatgggggttgggtaccttgctcaggagtaCCACAGCCCTTCatcctggtggggactcaaactggcaaACCTCCAGTTAAGTTCTCTTTCTACTTGGTCGTGGCTGCCCATTggacatttttacataatttgttatctcatgtcatgttttcaatCTATTACACACTAAACACCCTAAGAAAACTCCTCATTAATATAGACTTGGCATTGAAACATTGTGATCCTTGCAGTGAACGGCAGCTAGACATAAAAATGATAAGGCTAATTGAGCTGTAGTTGTGATATCTGTCAGTaaaatcgcaattagatattttccttTGTATAAAGTTTTACTCAGAATCTCTATATTATCTTGCAAATACAACACACTTTTAAGTCCTTGATCTCAGTCAACTACTGAATAATTTAAGGAAACACATTACATCCCAGAATtgatcaaaaaaaataattatgccCAAATATACCCAAAAAGTAGTATAGAGGAATTTTTTAAACTGTTAGAAggcaaatgaaacaaataccACCTGCACCAATGGCAggaactactttacaagttttaaatgtaacagaacCACCCGTGAAACCAGGTCAACAGCAAAACACTCCAAAGTCATCGTAGAGAAACAAATACGGAGTGTAACATGTCAGAGTGCAAATGATCGAGCTCTGGTCGGATTCTTTCAGTGGTCATACTCCTTGTCAATGAACTTGGCCATACTGGAGAGCTGGATATTTGATGTGCCCTCATAAATGGTGCCTGCAAAGAAGGGCAAAATAAAGCATGAGAACAAAGGTCAACAACAAGGTCAGGTTCTGTCAAATTCCCCTGCTCAGTTGATAATCCTTCAGCTTTCACTATCGTGACACAAGCGGGCTTATTATGTAGCTCGCTCTGCCACGGCTCCAGCTGGAGAGCTGAGGAGCCAAAATGAAGGTGATGAAAGGGAAAGTAGCATTTTGCCCCAACAGTTTCCTTGGCTGTGTGTTGGTATAATGACACTCGGAGGGGAGAATTCCTGCAGTGTCTGATTACTGTCAGCCCCCTCTCTCCACCCCCCACTGTGATCCaatcacagacagtcacacCCGACCTTCCCATAGCCCTCGAGAGTTGTGACCTTCCCCACGTTGTAGTTTTAGTCGCATTTACCTCAAACAACTGTCATCTAAACAAAAATGCCATCACAGTATTTGTTCAGCGGTTCATAATCTCACCAATTTTACAGTCTCTGTAGTATTTCTCGATGGGGTAGTCCTTGGTGAAGCCCACCCCTCCCATCCATTCAATGCACTTGGAGGTGGTTAGTGTCGCAACCTGAGGAAGatcaaacacaacagtgtatAAAGACAgccattacatttttatttacaaggCTACATAGGAAATGATGACAACACCACATACTGTTTATTTGGGGACCTACCTGTTAAACATGCTGAAGCATTGCAGCCCAATTCACAATGTTATTGCAACCAGAGCTAATTTGCATATAATATGATTTTTCTGAGTagttttactgccatttctctGACACTCATTATAATTTGGAGCAGTTTGACCGGCCACACTTCACAGGTGAACTGTGGGTATATGTAAATGTTAAGTGAAAGGGTGGGCGGTATAAATGTATAGAATCATGGACCAAATAAACCTCATTATGATAATGGctctgttcagacctggtgttcaCATCCAACATGAGAGACAggatcacaagtggacagtgTAAATTaagtacaactgttcaaaccTAGCATTAAAAtcgctttttttttctattgtaaCGGTCGACACACTGGTGTGCGTTCATAGATATACTTAGCGTTGTCCACTTGTGACCAGATCAGAGATGAGATAAAGATGAATGATAAACACTTGAATTGTTAGACAGATGTCTAAAACCTTTCTAGCATCTTTTTTTGCATAATACAATTCGACATACTACAACTGAGCACATGATACAATTAAACGCATAATCACAGCAACGAGAGAAGAATCCTGTCATCATGTGTTTGGCcttgatttatgtttttcatgaagtttTAGGATGGAGTGATGCACAAAAGCTCGCTTCAATCTGATCCTATTAAACTACGCAAACCCTGAATCTATTGTTTGATGGTAATAATTcatacacaacaaacaacattacAACCACAGACAATGTTGTTATGGTAGGCTGATTCATTTAGGCTCTGCAAAGGTTGACCGACAATCTTTGGGCATATTTTTATTGAATGAAACTATTTTGCTTCTCAGAGCAGTAATATAATCTTGTCTGCCTGCCCCATGTGATCTAAGACAGTGGAGGAaatcactcaggacagatgttaataccaagTTCGAACAAGGTAAATATCCAGTAGCTGCAgagtctcaaaaaaaaaatgagtcagtGAATCAGGAAGCTCACCTCTGAAGTGAAGTACTTAGCCATGCAGGCCTCCTTGATGAAAGGTCTCCCAGCTTCTTTCAGACGAGCGGCGTTGTACGTCAGCAGCCGAGCTGCTTCAATCTGTGTTGCTACGTGGGCGATTTGGTGCTGCATGGCCTGGAGTTCAAAGAGTGCAACAATAACACAAGCACTTACTGGTCCCCACGTCAAAAGGAGATAATGACTAACACGTTATGGTAAAATAATGAGAGGCTCTCACCTGGAAGTCAAAGATGCGTTTTCCAAACTGCGTTCGCTGTCTGGTGTAAGGAATGGTGTGGTCAAAGCAACCCTGTGCCAGTCCAAGcatctgaaaaacacaaaggttttattttaccCACTGTAATCTTCAAAAGAGCACATTTGGCTGGTTTTGACAAAACGTCTCATGGTTTACCTGACTGGCTATTCCTATCCGGCCCTCATTCAGCATTCCGATGGCATACTTGTACCCGTGACCCATCTGTCCCAAAATGTTCTTCTCTGGTACCTACAGTGTACAGCAGAAAGTCGGTGTGTATCTGTTTCTCATTAGTCTGATAAATCACAATGTGTTTGGTCGTACCTTGACATTGTCAAAGTTGAGCGGACAGGTGGAGGACGCACGCAGGCCGAGCTTGTTCTCCTTTTTGCCAATCTCAAGCCCCTCAGTGTCTCGGTCCACGATGAAGCAGGTGATGCCTTTGTATCCCTGTTAATCAGGAGACAACCCTTTTAAATGATAGaagtacacattttaataaaggTTTCACAAGCATTTGACCAACAGGGTGTGAGCGTAGCATTGATGCAAAGTCATATAGTTGTAATTTACAAATGCCTGTGATTAAAAAGTACTTTTGCGTAAGCAATGTCTTGATTTGGATCCGACATCAGTCTGATGAAGTAGTTAAGAGCTGAAATGATCGATCAATTAAGTTTAAGCTTTCCAACAGACACTTGTTCTGGTCATCAGTTATTTGataagttgtttttaaagcacaacTAACAAACATTATCTGAGTCTAGCTtagtaaatgtgatgttttttatcttttattttgttttctattgcTGAATTGTAGAACCTTTGGTTCTACATATTACGACAAGATACCCTCTGTGCAATTACATTTGATATTTATCACTCTTTTCCGACATATGCGATATTTAGTCTTAAGTTGCAATTCTTTTGTCATCATTTACTCTAGAGGAAGTAATGTCTACACTGAAACTCGCAGCTCTACACCtcttaaatcattaaaaagtcatTTCTTAATATAGAGAACAAGATAACCATATAAAGTACATATTATAGTTGGATTTAAATAGAACATGCCATGTGAAGCAAGCAAGGGTGTGTAAAAAAGGAGAGTGGATATGCAGGACTGAGAATAATCATAATTTGCGGTTACTTTGTGTTGTGCAACTTGTTATGGATGCAGGCAAATGAAACAAGATGGagaaataacaaatacaaccctatttatatatttattatatacattaaaagGTGGTCAGTAACTCACGGCAGACAAGTCAGCGTTGGCCATCACCAGGAATACACCTGCATGCTCTGCATTACTGATCCACATCTTGGATCCATTGATGATGTAAAAGtccttgtgtttctctgcacgTGTCTTCAGAGAGAAGGCGTCACTCCCTGACTCTGCTTCAGAGAGACAGAAGCTTCCAACCTGTGAGACATGATGTAGCGCAGAAAATGCACAGCCATATATGTGATACATACCAAATTGACTAAATATTCACCTAGGAACATGGTTTTTGTCATGGCACCATGTGATTTAACCAACAGTAAAAATAACAGTGTTTCATTCTTGAGGACACTTCAGAGGAAGTCTATCTGCTCACCATGTCTGTTGACAGTCGGCTGAGGTACTGCTCTTTCTGTGCGGGTGTCCCCAGTTTGGAGAACAGTGTGTTAATGAGTGTGTTCTGGATATCACAGAGAACAGCCACGGAAGGATCCACCTTCGCCAACTCCTCAATGACCAGAATGGAGGAGAAGAATGTAGAGCCAGTGCCGCCATATTCTGGGTCAATCTCAATGCCCATGAGCTGTGAAAATGCAATAACAGATTCACTTCATAgattagaataaataaaaacaagacaagcaATTACAAAGGCTTCATTTCAGCTCATATCATTAAGTTGTTATCCTTGcattatattatagtatttaatattttgatggtatcTCCTGTGGTAATGTTATCTTATTATCAATTCTTTAACCCAGCAATGTATTGTGATGAAGCTTGACTCATACATTGCaatgtatgaaaaataaaattgcaaATAGATATTTTAGCGAAGTTGTTCAGTCATGGCAATGACCTAAAATGTAATGATACTGGAAATACATACACCCTGTTCAAAGAGAGAGTCGATCACTTCCTTGTCCATGGCAGAATTCTCATCCATCTTTGACACGAATGGAGCAATGCGCTCCTGTGCATATTTTTTCACtgtcagacaaaaacacagatgtttaaCTTTCTGTCTCAAACGATCGTCAACAGGAGAGATGATAACACGCTGACACTGCTCACCTGCTTCCCTCATCATGCTTTCCTCCTCTGAATAAGTCTGTAGAGGAGGGAAAGGCattgcctctgctgctgcctggtgTGCAGCCACATCTGGAGCAGAACTGCTGCACATTCTCCTCCATCCAGTCTGGCATGTTCCCCATGGTCGAGAGATCTGTCTGCAAGACTGAAatcacaacagaaaacaaggtTAAACAAGAAAACAGACTGTAAAACACATATCAATATGTAAAATAGACATgccataaacataaacattttagtttatttttttaagttagcAACTACGGTTTATGTCTTAACATAACCAAATGTGGAATTTGAAACCTAAGAATAGAGCCATATGTACATATTTAGAATTTCACCATGAGAAGAAAAGCAAGTGTAGAGCAAAGACATCGCAACTGTCGGAGACGCACGTTTTATAAATATTTCTTATTTCACTTTAGGTACATTAGTCAACTTGTTTCATCATCATTAAGCCACTGATAacagcactgactgtgttttGCTGCCTGTTATCTTTTTCtaggggacaaaaacaaaacacatagcTTGGAGTGATTCTGCTAATGTTAGCCCTCACTCTGTTAGCTTGAAACCTTGCGTGAACAAGAGCCAAATAGGTTGCTCAAATATAGATGGCTGGTACAGAtgcaaatgttaaaaacaagtgCAGTAACTGTGAAAATTAAATTACGAATGACGTGATTATTCGTCCTCACCTTTAGGAAACTCTTGACCAACGGGGCAGCCATACTGAGCAAGTTACACAATGTTTACATGCTGCCTTCAAGTACCTCGGGTACGAttcacatacatgtgtgtacgtgtacaatgaaatacaataatgGCAATATATAGTTAATTAGATGCAAAAATATTTTAAGCTGTCACTCGTGATTAtatttattactattgttatttttttaagtaatatGCAGGGAAGACACACCACTTGTGCGAGAGACGGTTTGTTTTACTAACGGTCCGCGAATGCAACAGTTGCGTTTATGTGCACACGGAACACAGAAGCCTCAACTGAATCGGTCAGGCATTCGTTCACCTGGTAATATAACTCACAGTTTATGCTTAGGGCTCCATTTCCGCGTTTCTCCTCTGTTTAGCGTTCATGTTATTCATTTGCTGAAATTGTAGTTATATAATTTGTTGAATATGGTGTCAAACAGTCGGTGTTAGACAGCGCCTAGTGCTATTTTAACGCCTGTGAGCTAATGTGTTTCATAGACAGCTAGTTTCGTTAGCCACTGTAGGTTGTGTTTTCAAATATGAAAGCTTAGTTATCACATGCTGACCTGACCACCAACCTCCTTTAGTCGtctttttcagcttctacaCATTGGGACGAAATGGAGGAGATAAAAACCGAGCCTGTGGATTTTGTGAAGGAATTTCAGGAGTACCTGACACAGCAAActcaacatgtcaacatgatCTCAGGCTCTGTTTGTGGAGAGAAAGAGTCAGCGGAGACGTTTCAAGCCGGTGAGAGGGActatattaaaatacatacagtgatcagaggtggaaagtgtACTAATATATTCCAATCAAGTAAAACCGATTTTCCTTTGATGAAATTGTACTTAATAAATTAcctttctaaaaaaaagaatagggGGATATACATTTTAGTTGTGAGGTAATTGTTATTTAAAGTgcaataacaaaagaaaacatgttgacAGACACTTCAAATGTTTAGGGAAATGTAACCAGCCCCCATCgaacattttaaaactatatGTAGTAAATTTACTATTATGTCGTTTTTGTgcattaaagttaaataaaactcCACACATTCCATCCAAGAGACTTCTTCATTTTGACTGGCTGGAGTGAAAATGTAGGTTTTTCACCTCTGTAGGCAGGATACCTGTGTAGACAGCTGTTAAACAATGCAGGTCATTCTCCCTCTGATCCAGTTTCAGGTTTTTAATTTGacctgagtcaaggtgtgaaagaGGGACGTAAGGGTCACCTGAGAAACACAGTctgctattgtgtgtgtgtgtgtaaaggtgcTTGGAGTGCAcctttgttgttctgtgtgagTGTTGATGTCGCTGATAGCTGGTGTATTAGGCCCtctcctctgttgagtgatggtttctccaggtttaGGTACAGGGCTTCTTTCACTTCTCTTTCACGCCATCTGTCCTCTCTGGCCAGAATGTGTACATTCTCAGCATTAAAAGAGTGTTCTTTGTCCTTTAGATGCAGGTGGACAGCTGAGCCATGTCCAGATGCACTGGCACTTCTGTGCTGTGCCATGCATATATGCAGTGGAtgtataatataacatataaatTTCACACCTAGACTCAGTGGAAACTAACATCCTGAAACTGGATCAGGGGGAGAATGACCTGCATTGTTTAACGTTTCTCTGGACAGGTATCCAGCCTACACAGGCTAAAAACCTGAATTTTTCCACCAGgtagtcagaactgaagaagcctcttagATGAGAAGTGAAACATCCAGTTCACTTGTTTACAGCCAACTACTGACATTTTTTGGAACTGCACTAAAAATATGTGATCCCAGTGTCTTGATAGATGTAACCTGTTATTTTCCACCTCTACACATATCAAAGCACTGTTTATTTCCCAGGGAAATGGTAAGACGATAAAGTcctgatgtgtttgtttctagCTGCACCCAGGAGTGAACAGAATGGTCTGGACCCTCCGTCGGCAGAGGTGAATCTGTCTATGGAGGAAGGGTCAGACATGCAGATGGACGGACTGGAGAGAACCTTCGATGGAAAGTACAAGTGCAGCTACTGCAGCTATACCAACAAAGGCGTGGCTCGTTTAACAGAGCACATCCGCATCCACACGGGTCAGTATTTCCTCTGCATCTGTTTACTAAGACAATGCCAGGCTCAAGAACTTTTATTAGAAACAATACAGGTGCTGAAGGAGTGGTCACATACTAGTGGCTGAGAAAACCTAAGCATTATTCTATTCGAGCTATCAACATATAAAAATTGTTATTAAAAACGATCTACTGTTGAAGTCAAACAGGCTTTACAACCCCCATGAACCTCTCACATTTTATAGTGTGTTACTTGTATCAGTTGCAGTTACATTTTCTCATTGcccatgtgatttaaaaaaaaaaaagtggtttcgGCCTCTCATATGTGAGAAGCTTATATTATGATCATGATGGCTAGAAATTCTATAATTACATTACAAATATTGTCTACATAAACTAGACAAATAAagcttgttgtctttgttttttatctcaCTGCATTTTTCCCTTCTTCTTACTATAAACCAGGAGAAAAACCTCACCGCTGCCAGCTGTGCCCATTCGCCTCAGCATATGAGCGCCACTTGGAAGCCCACATGCGTTCGCATACAGGAGAGAAGCCGTACAAGTGTGACCTCTGTGCCTTCCGCTGCAGCGACCGCAGCAACCTGTCGCACcatcgccgccgccgccacaaACTCCTGCCCACGAGGGTCGTGCGCTCTGCTTTCGCCAACAAGAGGATGCTGGGCACCCTGCAAAAGAGGACAGGCACGATGGGCTTCAGCAGACGACTGCTCATCAATTTCAACCCGAACTCTATGCCAAAGACGGATTATCTAAATGACTTGTCTCACAAATTACACTCCCATTTGAGTGGCGGTGAATATAAAAACCTTCCCAAGATGGATGAGAATGAAGGTCTTAATAAGGGTTCCAACGGTTTGACATTTAATAACCCACTGGACCAACTGTCCACACTTGCTGGGCAATTGGCCGACCTCCACCCTGAGTCTCAGACTCCAGTGTCCCCAGACAGGGAGTCTTTAGAAGACGAGAAACCCATCCTCATACATCAGGTCTCTACTGAAGAGTTTGCAGTGTGTTCAAACGGTGTGCAGATGTCGACATCTAAACAAGTATTTCCCACCTCGGGCCGTGAACATGGCAGTCCTGGTCCCAGCCTCGGCTGCGAGAACAACATGAATGCTCTTTCTGTGAGCGTCAGCAACAGCCAGCCAAGCACGCCCACCCCCGCCCTGACCACACCAGACCAACAGCTCATGCATAGTTGCCAGCACTGTGATATTAACTTTCCTGACAACATACTCTATACCATTCACATGGGCTGTCACGGCTATGAACACCCATTCCAGTGCAACATCTGTGGACACATGTGCATAGACAAATACGACTTTGCATGCCATTTTGCACGGGGCCAACACAAAAAGTGATTCCTTGTTCAGACTGCAGGGAAATCAGATATTTTTCTTCAGTCGATCATTTCGAAACAGATTTAAGTGTCCACATAGAACTAACCACTCATGCATGGGTTGGTTTGGTAACAAAAGGAGTTGTATCCATGTTTTTTGATAAACTCCAGTGTCATTGGTCAGTAATCATTGAGAtagaccttttttaaaaatattaatttatacctttttttttttaaaaaaa contains these protein-coding regions:
- the acadsb gene encoding short/branched chain specific acyl-CoA dehydrogenase, mitochondrial — its product is MAAPLVKSFLKSCRQISRPWGTCQTGWRRMCSSSAPDVAAHQAAAEAMPFPPLQTYSEEESMMREAVKKYAQERIAPFVSKMDENSAMDKEVIDSLFEQGLMGIEIDPEYGGTGSTFFSSILVIEELAKVDPSVAVLCDIQNTLINTLFSKLGTPAQKEQYLSRLSTDMVGSFCLSEAESGSDAFSLKTRAEKHKDFYIINGSKMWISNAEHAGVFLVMANADLSAGYKGITCFIVDRDTEGLEIGKKENKLGLRASSTCPLNFDNVKVPEKNILGQMGHGYKYAIGMLNEGRIGIASQMLGLAQGCFDHTIPYTRQRTQFGKRIFDFQAMQHQIAHVATQIEAARLLTYNAARLKEAGRPFIKEACMAKYFTSEVATLTTSKCIEWMGGVGFTKDYPIEKYYRDCKIGTIYEGTSNIQLSSMAKFIDKEYDH
- the LOC122759126 gene encoding zinc finger protein Pegasus-like isoform X1: MQQLRLCAHGTQKPQLNRSGIRSPASTHWDEMEEIKTEPVDFVKEFQEYLTQQTQHVNMISGSVCGEKESAETFQAAAPRSEQNGLDPPSAEVNLSMEEGSDMQMDGLERTFDGKYKCSYCSYTNKGVARLTEHIRIHTGEKPHRCQLCPFASAYERHLEAHMRSHTGEKPYKCDLCAFRCSDRSNLSHHRRRRHKLLPTRVVRSAFANKRMLGTLQKRTGTMGFSRRLLINFNPNSMPKTDYLNDLSHKLHSHLSGGEYKNLPKMDENEGLNKGSNGLTFNNPLDQLSTLAGQLADLHPESQTPVSPDRESLEDEKPILIHQVSTEEFAVCSNGVQMSTSKQVFPTSGREHGSPGPSLGCENNMNALSVSVSNSQPSTPTPALTTPDQQLMHSCQHCDINFPDNILYTIHMGCHGYEHPFQCNICGHMCIDKYDFACHFARGQHKK
- the LOC122759126 gene encoding zinc finger protein Pegasus-like isoform X2 yields the protein MEEIKTEPVDFVKEFQEYLTQQTQHVNMISGSVCGEKESAETFQAAAPRSEQNGLDPPSAEVNLSMEEGSDMQMDGLERTFDGKYKCSYCSYTNKGVARLTEHIRIHTGEKPHRCQLCPFASAYERHLEAHMRSHTGEKPYKCDLCAFRCSDRSNLSHHRRRRHKLLPTRVVRSAFANKRMLGTLQKRTGTMGFSRRLLINFNPNSMPKTDYLNDLSHKLHSHLSGGEYKNLPKMDENEGLNKGSNGLTFNNPLDQLSTLAGQLADLHPESQTPVSPDRESLEDEKPILIHQVSTEEFAVCSNGVQMSTSKQVFPTSGREHGSPGPSLGCENNMNALSVSVSNSQPSTPTPALTTPDQQLMHSCQHCDINFPDNILYTIHMGCHGYEHPFQCNICGHMCIDKYDFACHFARGQHKK